A DNA window from Desulfatibacillum aliphaticivorans DSM 15576 contains the following coding sequences:
- a CDS encoding DUF1844 domain-containing protein: MTEDKGFEVHDRRAFASQEPEKEEAVQKDADAAPGQAEGEQAASEECQAKPEECQAKKEYNTAGTGASQALPQVNFPTFIISLSSSVLVYLGEMEDPATGETVVNLPVAKQTIDILGMLEEKTKGNLSDDESRLLQNILYDLRMRYVALAKK; encoded by the coding sequence ATGACGGAAGACAAGGGGTTTGAGGTTCATGACAGACGCGCTTTTGCGTCCCAGGAGCCCGAAAAGGAAGAGGCCGTCCAAAAGGATGCTGACGCCGCTCCTGGCCAGGCCGAAGGGGAGCAGGCTGCTTCGGAAGAATGCCAAGCCAAGCCGGAAGAATGCCAGGCCAAGAAGGAATACAACACTGCAGGGACCGGCGCAAGCCAGGCTCTGCCGCAGGTGAACTTCCCCACCTTCATCATCTCCCTCAGCTCTTCGGTGCTGGTTTATTTGGGAGAAATGGAGGACCCGGCGACCGGGGAGACCGTGGTCAACTTGCCCGTGGCGAAACAGACCATAGACATCCTGGGAATGCTGGAAGAAAAGACCAAGGGAAACCTGTCTGATGACGAAAGCCGGCTCTTGCAGAATATTCTGTACGACCTGCGCATGCGCTACGTGGCTTTAGCCAAGAAGTAG